One window from the genome of Eucalyptus grandis isolate ANBG69807.140 chromosome 7, ASM1654582v1, whole genome shotgun sequence encodes:
- the LOC104453975 gene encoding single-stranded DNA-binding protein WHY1, chloroplastic isoform X2, protein MLQLHMLASSPASSPSPRLSLLRDSFSSPPQQSLRGRSTLNPRKTSRVSLPRAPHCLRSLKCRQSEYFDQQQRFASSTAPAADGSSSPSFSPSGGASPKVFVGHSIYKGKAALTVEPRAPEFTSLDSGAYKLSREGFVLLQFAPAAGTRVYDWSRKQVFSLSVTEIGNLIALGPRDSCEFFHDPFKGKSDEGKIRKVLKVEPLPDGSGHFFNLSVQNKLVNLDESIYIPVTKAEYTVLNSAFNFILPYLLGWHTYANSIKPNDRNRGNNANSRYGGDFEWSR, encoded by the exons ATGCTTCAGCTCCACATGCTCGCGTCCTCGCCGGCGAGCTCCCCGAGCCCTAGACTCTCCCTCCTTCGCGATTCCTTCTCCTCGCCGCCGCAGCAATCGCTCCGCGGCCGCAGCACCTTAAACCCTCGCAAAACCTCGCGCGTCTCGCTGCCCCGCGCCCCCCATTGCCTACGCTCGCTGAAGTGCCGTCAGTCCGAGTACTTCGACCAGCAGCAGAGGTTCGCCTCCTCGACGGCGCCGGCGGCGGAtggctcctcctccccctccttctccCCTTCCGGTGGAG CGTCTCCAAAGGTTTTCGTTGGCCATTCCATATACAAAGGAAAGGCAGCACTGACAGTGGAGCCCAGAGCTCCAGAATTCACTTCTTTAGAT TCAGGGGCGTATAAACTGTCTAGGGAAGGATTTGTGCTGCTTCAATTTGCCCCTGCGGCAGGCACACGAGTATATGATTGGAGCAGAAAGCAG GTGTTCTCATTATCCGTGAcagaaattggaaatctcattGCTCTAGGTCCAAGAGACTCCTGCGAATTTTTTCATGACCCTTTTAAAGGAAAGAG TGATGAAGGTAAAATAAGGAAGGTTTTGAAGGTGGAGCCCCTACCAGATGGCTCTGGACACTTCTTCAATCTTA GTGTTCAGAATAAGCTTGTGAATTTGGATGAGAGCATTTATATTCCTGTCACCAAGGCGGAATACACTGTCCTTAACTCGGCTTTCAAT TTCATACTGCCTTACCTATTAGGTTGGCACACCTATGCAAACTCAATAAAGCCAAATGATCGAAACCGAGGTAACAATGCCAATTCTCGATATGGAGGAGACTTTGAGTGGAGTAGATGA
- the LOC104453976 gene encoding pectate lyase: protein MNRHVCFFLFFSSFAVLVPSLQANIEEFDEYWAKRAEEAQKDALKAYDPHPETVTSLFNAKVDKAVRGNNSTRRQLKKYKGPCLATNPIDRCWRCNRNWARNRKRLANCVLGFGRKTRGGKRGWFYVVTDSSDNDMVNPKPGTLRHAVVQKGPLWIIFAGSMVIRLNQELIMTSDKTIDARGANVHIAYGAGITLQFIRNVIIHGLHIHDIVRGSGGLIRDAHDHVGLRTASDGDGISIFGSSHLWIDHVSMSACSDGLIDAIQGSTAITISNCHFTHHNEVMLFGASDGYSQDQIMQITVAFNHFGRGLVQRMPRCRWGFFHVVNNDYTHWLMYAIGGSQHPTIISQGNRFIAPPNIAAKEVTKRDYATEDQWKNWLWKSEGDLMMNGAFFVNSGNPRARFPFSRRDVIKAKPGTYVRRLTRFAGKLGCRVGRPC, encoded by the exons ATGAATAGGCACGTCTgcttcttcctgttcttctCGTCGTTCGCCGTCCTCGTCCCGTCCCTTCAGGCGAACATCGAGGAGTTCGATGAGTACTGGGCAAAGCGGGCCGAAGAGGCGCAGAAGGATGCGCTCAAGGCGTACGACCCTCACCCCGAGACCGTCACCAGTCTTTTCAATGCGAAAGTCGACAA GGCCGTGAGGGGCAACAACAGCACGAGGAGGCAGctaaaaaaatacaaagggCCGTGCTTGGCGACCAACCCTATCGATAGATGCTGGCGGTGCAATCGGAATTGGGCTCGCAATAGGAAGAGGCTCGCTAATTGCGTCCTTGGCTTCGGCAGGAAGACCCGTGGGGGCAAGCGTGGGTGGTTCTACGTCGTGACCGACTCGTCCGACAACGACATGGTCAACCCCAAGCCAGGGACCCTACGCCACGCCGTGGTCCAGAAGGGCCCGCTCTGGATCATCTTCGCCGGCAGCATGGTGATCAGGCTCAACCAGGAGCTCATCATGACGAGCGACAAGACCATCGACGCCCGGGGGGCCAACGTCCACATCGCCTATGGCGCCGGCATCACCCTCCAGTTCATCAGGAACGTGATCATCCACGGCCTCCACATCCACGACATCGTCAGGGGCTCGGGGGGGCTGATTAGGGACGCGCATGACCACGTCGGGCTCAGGACGGCGAGTGATGGCGACGGCATCTCCATCTTCGGCTCCAGCCACTTGTGGATCGACCACGTGTCGATGTCGGCATGCTCGGACGGGCTCATCGACGCCATCCAAGGGTCGACCGCCATCACCATCTCCAACTGCCATTTCACCCACCACAACGAG GTGATGTTGTTCGGGGCAAGTGACGGGTACTCGCAGGACCAGATAATGCAGATAACCGTGGCCTTCAATCATTTCGGGAGGGGATTGGTGCAGAGGATGCCGAGGTGCAGGTGGGGATTCTTCCATGTGGTGAACAATGACTACACTCACTGGCTCATGTACGCCATCGGCGGCAGCCAGCACCCCACCATCATAAGCCAGGGCAACAGATTCATCGCTCCTCCAAATATTGCTGCTAAAGAG GTGACTAAGCGGGATTACGCGACGGAAGACCAGTGGAAGAACTGGCTGTGGAAATCGGAGGGAGACCTGATGATGAACGGGGCGTTCTTTGTCAACTCCGGGAACCCGAGGGCGCGGTTCCCGTTCTCTCGGCGCGACGTGATCAAGGCGAAGCCCGGGACGTACGTGCGGCGGCTGACTCGCTTCGCCGGCAAGCTCGGGTGCAGAGTCGGCAGGCCTTGTTAG
- the LOC104453975 gene encoding single-stranded DNA-binding protein WHY1, chloroplastic isoform X1, translated as MLQLHMLASSPASSPSPRLSLLRDSFSSPPQQSLRGRSTLNPRKTSRVSLPRAPHCLRSLKCRQSEYFDQQQRFASSTAPAADGSSSPSFSPSGGGTASPKVFVGHSIYKGKAALTVEPRAPEFTSLDSGAYKLSREGFVLLQFAPAAGTRVYDWSRKQVFSLSVTEIGNLIALGPRDSCEFFHDPFKGKSDEGKIRKVLKVEPLPDGSGHFFNLSVQNKLVNLDESIYIPVTKAEYTVLNSAFNFILPYLLGWHTYANSIKPNDRNRGNNANSRYGGDFEWSR; from the exons ATGCTTCAGCTCCACATGCTCGCGTCCTCGCCGGCGAGCTCCCCGAGCCCTAGACTCTCCCTCCTTCGCGATTCCTTCTCCTCGCCGCCGCAGCAATCGCTCCGCGGCCGCAGCACCTTAAACCCTCGCAAAACCTCGCGCGTCTCGCTGCCCCGCGCCCCCCATTGCCTACGCTCGCTGAAGTGCCGTCAGTCCGAGTACTTCGACCAGCAGCAGAGGTTCGCCTCCTCGACGGCGCCGGCGGCGGAtggctcctcctccccctccttctccCCTTCCGGTGGAG GAACAGCGTCTCCAAAGGTTTTCGTTGGCCATTCCATATACAAAGGAAAGGCAGCACTGACAGTGGAGCCCAGAGCTCCAGAATTCACTTCTTTAGAT TCAGGGGCGTATAAACTGTCTAGGGAAGGATTTGTGCTGCTTCAATTTGCCCCTGCGGCAGGCACACGAGTATATGATTGGAGCAGAAAGCAG GTGTTCTCATTATCCGTGAcagaaattggaaatctcattGCTCTAGGTCCAAGAGACTCCTGCGAATTTTTTCATGACCCTTTTAAAGGAAAGAG TGATGAAGGTAAAATAAGGAAGGTTTTGAAGGTGGAGCCCCTACCAGATGGCTCTGGACACTTCTTCAATCTTA GTGTTCAGAATAAGCTTGTGAATTTGGATGAGAGCATTTATATTCCTGTCACCAAGGCGGAATACACTGTCCTTAACTCGGCTTTCAAT TTCATACTGCCTTACCTATTAGGTTGGCACACCTATGCAAACTCAATAAAGCCAAATGATCGAAACCGAGGTAACAATGCCAATTCTCGATATGGAGGAGACTTTGAGTGGAGTAGATGA
- the LOC104453978 gene encoding LOW QUALITY PROTEIN: alpha-amylase 3, chloroplastic (The sequence of the model RefSeq protein was modified relative to this genomic sequence to represent the inferred CDS: inserted 1 base in 1 codon): MGRRRRRPLLRVRASSSGAAVVEALESADVLFQEAFPLQRTETAKGKIFVRLDQGKDGQNWQLTVGCTLAGKWILHWGISHVDDVGSEWDQPPAEMRPPGSIPIKDYAIETPLQKSSTLMDGDEVYEVNISIKSNSNIAAINFVLKDEESGSWYQHRGRDFKVPLMDSLQDDSNIVGSKRGFDLWPGALGQLSNILLKGEASDYKDKDASTDLEASKQEVRCLEGFYVEQPIVKVVSIRNSVNISVKICPKTAKTLVYLETDLPRDVIVHWGVCRDDSKKWEIPAAPYPPETEIFKNKALRTLLQPKEQGNGFWGSFALDEEFVGFLFVLKLKEEDVWLNCMGEDFYIPVSSTRSSSLLRQNESDSTETSGKTMETNTEVSSTAYTDDIINEIRNLVSDISSEKSRKTKTKEAQESILQEIEKLAAEAYSIFRSSLPTFSAEAVLEQEALEPSPNICSGTGTGFEILCQGFNWESNKSGRWYKELMEKASQLASLGFTVVWLPPPTDSVSPEGYMPRDLYNLNSRYGTIDELKDLVKKFHEVNIRVLGDVVLNHRCAQYQNQNGIWNIFGGRLNWDDRAVVADDPHFQGRGNKSSGDNFHAAPNIDHSQDFVRKDLKEWLHWLRREIGYDGWRLDFVRGFWGGYVKDYLDASEPYFAVGEYWDSLSYTYGEMDHNQDAHRQRIIDWINATNGTAGAFDVTTKGILHAALERCEYWRLSDQKGKPPGVVGWWPSRAVTFVENHDTGSTQGHWRFPSGKEMQGYAYILTHPGTPAVFYDHIFSHYQSEIGSLXSIRNRNKIHCRSTIKITKAERDVYAAIIDDKVAMKIGPGYYEPQSGPQKWSPVLEGRDYKVWETS; encoded by the exons ATGgggcggcgccggcgccggcccCTCCTCCGCGTGCGGGCGAGCTCCTCCGGTGCGGCGGTCGTGGAGGCGCTCGAATCCGCCGACGTCCTCTTCCAGGAGGCCTTCCCTCTCCAGAGAACTGAGACG GCCAAGGGGAAGATATTCGTGAGACTAGATCAGGGGAAGGATGGGCAGAATTGGCAGCTCACGGTTGGTTGTACGCTTGCTGGGAAGTGGATTCTTCACTGGGGAATTTCTCACGTAGACGATGTCGGCAG TGAATGGGATCAACCTCCTGCTGAAATGAGACCTCCTGGATCAATTCCTATCAAG gaCTATGCAATCGAGACGCCATTGCAGAAATCATCTACGTTGATGGATGGGGATGAAGTTTATGAAGTGAATATAAGTATCAAGTCCAACAGTAATATTGCCGCCATAAATTTTGTTCTGAAG GATGAAGAATCTGGATCTTGGTATCAGCATAGAGGGAGAGACTTCAAGGTGCCTCTCATGGATTCTCTTCAAGACGATAGCAACATTGTTGGCTCCAAAAGGGGCTTTGATTTATGGCCAG GTGCCCTGGGACAGCTATCTAACATACTCCTTAAAGGAGAAGCATCAGACTATAAGGATAAAGATGCCAGCACTGACTTAGAAGCCTCAAAACAAGAAGTGCGGTGCCTTGAGGGATTTTATGTGGAGCAGCCTATTGTTAAAGTAGTTTCCATTCGTAACTCTGTCAACATTTCTGTTAAGATCTGTCCTAAGACAGCTAAGACTCTTGTATACTTGGAAACGGATCTCCCTCGAGATGTTATTGTTCACTGGGGAGTTTGCAGAGATGATTCTAAAAAGTGGGAAATTCCAGCAGCCCCGTATCCGCCAGAAACAGAAATCTTCAAGAACAAGGCTTTACGGACCTTGTTACAG CCAAAGGAACAGGGAAATGGATTTTGGGGATCATTTGCTTTGGATGAAGAGTTTGTGGGATTCCTTTTTGTTCTCAAGCTAAAGGAGGAGGATGTTTGGCTGAATTGTATGGGAGAGGATTTTTACATACCGGTATCTAGCACAAGGAGTTCTTCTCTTCTTAGACAAAACGAATCTGACAGTACAGAGACATCTGGAAAAACCATGGAAACAAATACAGAAGTCAGTAGCACTGCATACACTGATGATATTATCAATGAGATAAGAAACTTGGTTAGTGATATTTCATCTGAGAAGAGTCGCAAGACGAAGACTAAAGAAGCACAAGAAAGCATTCTCCAAGAGATTGAAAAGTTGGCTGCTGAAGCCTATAGTATTTTCAGAAGTTCCCTGCCAACTTTTTCGGCGGAAGCTGTTTTGGAACAAGAGGCACTGGAACCTTCTCCAAATATATGTTCAGGCACAGGAACGGGGTTCGAGATATTGTGCCAAGGTTTTAATTGGGAATCAAACAAGTCTGGAAGGTGGTATAAAGAACTGATGGAAAAAGCTTCACAGTTAGCTTCTCTGGGTTTCACAGTAGTTTGGTTACCACCACCTACTGATTCTGTGTCACCTGAAGGGTATATGCCGAGGGATCTTTACAATTTAAATTCAAG ATATGGAACTATTGATGAACTGAAGGACCTCGTGAAGAAGTTCCATGAAGTTAACATAAGAGTTCTTGGAGATGTTGTGCTTAATCATCGATGTGCACAGTACCAGAATCAAAACGgtatatggaatatttttggtGGTCGTCTAAATTGGGATGATCGAGCTGTAGTTGCTGACGATCCTCATTTTCAG GGTAGAGGCAACAAGAGTAGTGGAGATAATTTTCATGCTGCCCCAAATAttgatcactcacaagattTTGTGCGGAAAGATCTGAAGGAATGGTTACATTGGCTGAG GAGAGAAATTGGGTATGATGGATGGAGGCTCGATTTTGTTAGAGGCTTTTGGGGTGGCTATGTCAAAGACTACTTGGATGCTAGTGAACCTTACTTTGCTGTTGGTGAGTACTGGGATTCCCTCAGCTATACATATGGAGAAATGGATCACAATCAAGATGCACACAGGCAGAGAATTATCGACTGGATAAACGCTACAAATGGCACAGCTGGAGCATTTGATGTCACCACAAAAGGAATTCTTCATGCC GCATTGGAAAGATGTGAATATTGGCGACTATCAGATCAGAAGGGAAAACCTCCAGGGGTTGTCGGATGGTGGCCATCTCGAGCTGTAACATTTGTAGAGAACCATGACACTGGCTCTACCCAG GGTCATTGGAGATTTCCAAGTGGAAAGGAAATGCAAGGATATGCCTATATCTTGACGCACCCAGGAACTCCAGCAGTGTTCTATGACCACATCTTTTCTCACTACCAATCTGAAATTGGTTCAC ATTCTATCAGGAATCGCAACAAGATCCATTGCAGGAGCACT